A region of Candidatus Bathyarchaeota archaeon DNA encodes the following proteins:
- a CDS encoding orc1/cdc6 family replication initiation protein, whose amino-acid sequence MNVNEPLEDVFNKFLSGSKIFLNRDVLRHDYIPESLPHRDEEIRKLGSILAPSLNNQKISNVFIYGKTGTGKTAVTKYVVSRLEKKAKSVGAPITICYVNCRLAGTNYRVLAEVCNSIGLQIPFTGLAVGEVLSRLKKDLNSNYLIELIILDEIDALIKRHEDDTLLYELTRINETLKNSWVGLIGISNDLHFKEFLDPRVLSSLSEEEVVFKPYLANELYDILLERAEKAFRPGVLSDSSLRLCAALAAGEHGDARRALDLLRVAGEIAERNGDSHITEEHVKLAQQKIENDRVSDALRSLPIHSKIVLISAYLMDELNPEGSITGDLYECYCNLCAQIAIEPLTQRRVSGLISELDIMGLLNARVVSFGRHGRTKKIRLGVSKKTLLDTLSEDATVGDLFKETPRKIKH is encoded by the coding sequence ATGAATGTAAATGAACCTTTAGAGGATGTATTTAACAAATTTCTTTCTGGAAGCAAAATCTTCTTAAATAGAGACGTATTAAGACATGATTATATCCCCGAGTCTCTTCCCCATAGAGATGAAGAAATTAGAAAGCTTGGAAGTATTTTAGCACCATCCTTGAATAATCAGAAAATTTCAAATGTATTTATCTACGGAAAAACTGGTACTGGAAAAACTGCTGTAACTAAGTATGTGGTTTCACGTCTTGAAAAAAAGGCTAAATCTGTAGGCGCTCCAATAACTATATGTTATGTTAACTGTAGGTTAGCTGGAACCAACTATAGAGTTCTCGCTGAAGTATGCAACTCTATAGGTTTACAAATTCCTTTCACAGGCTTAGCTGTAGGAGAGGTTTTATCTAGACTTAAGAAAGATTTAAATTCTAACTATTTAATTGAGTTAATTATTTTAGATGAAATTGATGCATTAATTAAACGTCATGAAGATGATACCCTACTTTATGAACTCACAAGAATTAATGAAACTTTGAAAAATAGTTGGGTTGGGTTGATAGGGATCTCTAATGATCTTCATTTTAAAGAGTTTCTTGATCCTAGAGTTTTAAGCTCTTTAAGTGAAGAGGAAGTTGTTTTTAAACCTTATTTAGCTAATGAACTTTATGATATTCTCCTTGAAAGAGCTGAAAAAGCTTTTCGTCCGGGTGTTTTATCTGATTCAAGCTTAAGGTTATGCGCTGCTTTAGCTGCAGGAGAACATGGTGATGCTAGACGCGCGCTTGATTTATTAAGAGTAGCAGGGGAAATAGCTGAAAGAAATGGTGATTCCCACATAACTGAAGAACATGTTAAGCTAGCTCAACAAAAAATCGAAAATGATAGAGTTTCAGATGCTTTAAGATCTCTTCCTATTCATTCAAAAATAGTTTTAATAAGCGCTTATTTAATGGATGAGTTAAATCCTGAAGGTTCTATTACAGGTGATTTGTATGAGTGCTACTGTAATTTATGCGCGCAAATTGCTATTGAACCTTTAACACAAAGAAGAGTGAGCGGTTTAATTAGCGAACTCGATATTATGGGTTTACTTAACGCTAGAGTAGTAAGTTTTGGTAGACATGGGAGGACAAAAAAAATTAGATTAGGCGTATCTAAAAAAACTCTTTTAGATACTCTTTCAGAGGATGCTACGGTTGGTGATTTATTTAAAGAAACTCCAAGAAAAATTAAACATTAA